A region of Haliotis asinina isolate JCU_RB_2024 chromosome 7, JCU_Hal_asi_v2, whole genome shotgun sequence DNA encodes the following proteins:
- the LOC137290785 gene encoding large ribosomal subunit protein mL64-like, whose protein sequence is MATSMCKLCSCKLSPLQLFLRRHARLNVSVSNALFSSGPSPDDEEVLLKPKRPVIEDEDIIEKLRDVSRLRGNLYKRQHNLQPEIRSAYQRELRYRRRNYGKFGDETGFDPRKCWQTRWELREEIKLEKEWEPTLDNMMKNIQRRKQGDEAKMAKRVETITKNMEKMDGWIKEYHQREEKRAEEVRQRELKKKKLLDDAMAFFGYKVDPRDEKFKEMLEAKAKEEKRLAKQKKKETQTAKLMARIQAEAQKKDS, encoded by the exons ATGGCGACCTCCATGTGCAAGTTGTGTTCTTGTAAACTATCACCTTTGCAGTTATTTTTACGTCGACATGCTCGTTTGAATGTTAGCGTATCCAATGCATTGTTTAGCTCAGGGCCTTCACCAGATGATGAAGAAGTCTTGCTGAAACCAAAGAGACCTGTAATTGAAGATGAAGACATTATCGAGAAACTGCGAGATGTCTCACGTCTGAGGGGTAACCTATACAAACGTCAACATAACCTGCAACCAGAGATCCGTTCAGCTTATCAGAGGGAGCTCCGTTACAGGAGACGCAACTATGGAAAGTTCGGAGATGAGACTGGATTCGATCCCCGAAAATGTTGGCAGACCCGCTGGGAACTGAGAGAAGAGATTAAGCTGGAGAAAGAGTGGGAACCAACATTAGACAATATGATGAAAAACATACAGAGAAGAAAACAGGGAGATGAAGCAAAGATGGCTAAAAG AGTGGAGACAATTACCAAGAACATGGAgaagatggatggatggatcaaGGAGTATCATCAGCGGGAGGAGAAGAGAGCTGAAGAAGTGAGGCAGAGGGAGCTCAAGAAGAAGAAGCTTCTGGATGATGCAATGGCTTTCTTCGGCTACAAGGTTGATCCAAGGGATGAGAAATTTAAGGAAATGCTGGAAGCAAAAGCTAAAGAAGAAAAGAGATTAGCCAAACAGAAGAAAAAGGAAACACAGACAGCAAAGCTTATGGCCAGAATCCAAGCTGAAGCACAAAAGAAGGACTCATGA